From the Saccharomycodes ludwigii strain NBRC 1722 chromosome I, whole genome shotgun sequence genome, one window contains:
- the PDB1 gene encoding pyruvate dehydrogenase (acetyl-transferring) subunit E1 beta (similar to Saccharomyces cerevisiae YBR221C | PDB1 | Pyruvate Dehydrogenase Beta subunit), with the protein MLSSFTKQTSKLFLNNSTTLATSAFIRHASTKMTVRDALNSALAEEMDRDDDVFLIGEEVAQYNGAYKVSRGLLDRFGERSVVDTPITEMGFTGLAVGAALKGLKPIVEFMSFNFSMQALDQVINSAAKTHYMSGGTQPCQIVFRGPNGAAVGVGAQHSQDFTAWYGSVPGMKVLTPYSAEDARGLLKAAIRDPNPVVFLENELLYGESFEVSEEALDPDFTLPYLSKIEREGSDISIVTYTRNTQFALQAAEILDKQYGVAAEVINLRSIRPLDVDAIIKTVKKTNHLITVESTFPSFGVGSEIIAQVMESEAFDYLDAPVQRVTGADVPTPYAKELEDFAFPDPDTIVRAAKEVLSIE; encoded by the coding sequence atgttgtCTTCATTTACTAAACAAACTTctaaattgtttttaaacaaCAGTACCACTTTGGCTACTTCCGCTTTTATTCGTCACGCTTCTACCAAAATGACAGTTAGAGATGCTTTAAACAGTGCATTGGCTGAAGAAATGGATCGTGACGATGATGTGTTCCTTATCGGTGAAGAAGTTGCTCAGTACAATGGTGCCTACAAGGTTAGTCGTGGTTTACTAGATAGATTTGGTGAACGTTCTGTTGTTGATACCCCTATTACTGAGATGGGGTTTACTGGTTTGGCTGTCGGTGCCGCCTTGAAAGGCTTGAAGCCAATTGTTGAATTTAtgtcttttaatttttccatGCAGGCCTTGGATCAAGTTATCAACTCTGCTGCCAAGACCCATTACATGTCTGGTGGTACGCAACCTTGCCAAATTGTTTTCAGAGGTCCAAATGGTGCTGCTGTAGGTGTGGGTGCTCAGCACTCTCAAGATTTTACTGCTTGGTACGGTTCTGTTCCAGGTATGAAGGTTTTAACTCCTTACAGTGCTGAAGATGCTAGAGGTTTGTTGAAGGCCGCTATTAGAGACCCAAATCCAGTTGTCTTTTTGGAAAACGAATTGCTATATGGTGAAAGTTTCGAAGTTTCGGAGGAAGCCTTGGATCCAGATTTCACCTTACCATATTTGTCCAAGATTGAAAGAGAGGGTTCTGATATTTCCATCGTCACTTACACAAGAAACACTCAGTTTGCCTTGCAAGCCGCTGAAATTTTGGATAAGCAATATGGTGTTGCTGCAGAGGTTATCAACTTGCGTTCTATTAGACCATTGGATGTTGATGCCATCATCAAGACTGTTAAGAAAACTAACCATTTGATTACAGTTGAATCTACTTTCCCAAGTTTTGGTGTTGGTTCTGAAATTATTGCTCAAGTTATGGAATCTGAAGcttttgattatttagACGCGCCAGTTCAAAGAGTTACTGGTGCTGACGTTCCAACTCCATATGCCAAAGAATTGGAAGATTTTGCTTTCCCAGATCCAGACACTATTGTTAGGGCTGCTAAGGAAGTTTTATCTATTGAATAA
- the PYC2 gene encoding pyruvate carboxylase 2 (similar to Saccharomyces cerevisiae YBR218C | PYC2 | PYruvate Carboxylase (paralog of YGL062W | PYC1)), with product MTLNILRDERSSILGDKNKILVANRGEIPIRIFRTAHELSMKTVAIYSNEDRLSMHRLKADEAYLIGENSENKYTPVGAYLAIEEIIKIAKKHGVDFIHPGYGFLSENSEFADKVTKAGITWIGPPAEVIDSVGDKVSARLLAAKADVPVVPGTPGPIETVEQAQKFVDEYGYPVIIKAAFGGGGRGMRVVREGDDIADAFQRATSEAKTAFGNGTCFVERFLNKPKHIEVQLLADAYGNVIHLFERDCSVQRRHQKVVEVAPAKTLPLEVRNAILTDAVKLAKTAGYRNAGTAEFLVDDLNRHYFIEINPRIQVEHTITEEITGIDIVAAQIQIAAGASLEQLGLLQDKITTRGFAIQCRITTEDPAKNFQPDTGRLEVYRSAGGNGVRLDGGNAYAGAVISPHYDSMLVKCSCSGSTYEIVRRKMLRSLIEFRIRGVKTNIPFLLTLLTHPVFKDGSYWTTFIDDTPALFEMHSSKNRAQKLLHYLADLAVNGSSIKGQVGLPKLHTQPIIPQLHDSNGEVIDVNSVAPPAGWRNVLLNKGAEGFAKAVRDFKGTLLMDTTWRDAHQSLLATRVRTYDLAAIAPTTAHALSGAFALECWGGATFDVAMRFLHEDPWERLRILRKLVPNIPFQMLLRGANGVAYSSLPDNAIDHFVKQAKDNGVDIFRVFDALNDIEQLKVGVTAVKKAGGVVEATVCYSGDMLQPGKKYNLDYYLDTVNKIVKMGTHILGIKDMAGTMKPAAAKLLIGSIRAQHPDLPIHVHTHDSAGTGVASMAAAALAGADVVDVATNSMSGLTSQPSISALLASLDGEIDTNVSISEVREIDYYWAQMRLLYSCFEADIKGPDPEVYLHEIPGGQLTNLLFQAQQLGLGEQWIETKKAYREANYLLGDIIKVTPTSKVVGDLAQFMVTNKLTPDDVRRLASSLDFPDSVMDFFEGMIGQPFGGFPEPLRTDVLKNKRRKLTVRPGLELPPFDLERIGEDLKSRFGDSISECDIASYNMYPKVYEDFQKMKEKYGDLSILPTRNFLSPPVVGEEIVVTIEQGKTLIIKPQAIGELNKDTGIREVYFELNGELRKVSVVDKNQKVETVSKPKADAHDPLQVGAPMAGVIVEVKVHKGSLLKKGQPVAVLSAMKMEMVISSPSDGLVKEVLVKDGENVDASDLLVLLEENDEEEK from the coding sequence ATGACTTTAAATATCTTAAGAGATGAACGCTCATCCATCTTAGGggacaaaaacaaaattttagtAGCCAACAGGGGTGAAATCCCAATTAGAATATTTAGAACTGCACATGAATTATCCATGAAAACAGTTGCCATCTATTCAAATGAGGATAGGTTATCCATGCACAGATTAAAAGCCGATGAAGCTTATCTGATTGGTGAAAATAGtgaaaacaaatatacTCCAGTTGGCGCTTATCTAGCCATTGAAgaaatcattaaaattGCTAAAAAGCATGGTGTTGATTTCATTCATCCTGGTTATGGGTTTTTATCCGAAAACAGTGAATTTGCTGATAAAGTTACAAAAGCTGGTATCACTTGGATTGGTCCTCCAGCAGAAGTTATTGACAGTGTTGGTGATAAAGTCAGCGCAAGATTATTAGCTGCCAAAGCAGATGTTCCTGTTGTCCCTGGTACTCCAGGTCCTATTGAAACAGTTGAACAAGCTCAGAAGTTTGTTGATGAATATGGCTATCCTGTTATTATCAAAGCTGCTtttggtggtggtggtagaGGTATGAGAGTTGTTAGAGAGGGCGATGATATTGCCGATGCTTTCCAAAGAGCTACCTCTGAAGCTAAAACCGCTTTTGGCAACGGTACCTGTTTTGTTGAAAGATTTTTGAACAAACCAAAGCATATTGAGGTTCAATTACTTGCTGATGCATATGGAAATGTTATCCATTTATTTGAAAGAGACTGTTCTGTCCAAAGAAGACACCAAAAGGTTGTTGAAGTTGCACCAGCTAAAACTTTGCCATTAGAAGTGCGTAATGCCATTTTAACGGATGCTGTCAAGTTGGCCAAGACTGCTGGTTATAGAAATGCCGGTACTGCTGAGTTTTTGGTTGATGATTTGAACAGACActattttattgaaatcaATCCTAGAATTCAGGTCGAACATACCATTACCGAAGAAATCACCGGTATTGATATTGTTGCAGCTCAAATTCAAATTGCTGCCGGTGCTTCTTTAGAACAATTGGGGTTGTTACAAGACAAAATCACTACTAGAGGATTTGCTATTCAATGTCGTATAACCACTGAAGATCCAGCCAAGAACTTCCAACCGGATACTGGTAGACTAGAGGTTTATCGTTCAGCTGGTGGTAACGGTGTTAGATTGGATGGTGGTAATGCCTACGCTGGCGCTGTTATTTCCCCACATTACGATTCTATGTTGGTTAAATGTTCATGTTCCGGATCCACCTATGAAATTGTTAGAAGAAAGATGTTGAGATCTCTAATTGAATTTAGAATTAGAGGTGTCAAGACCAATATTCCATTCTTGTTGACTTTGTTAACACATCCGGTTTTCAAAGATGGTAGCTATTGGACTACGTTTATCGATGACACTCCAGCCTTATTTGAAATGCACTCTTCCAAAAACAGAGCCCAGAAATTATTGCATTATTTAGCTGATTTGGCCGTTAATGGCTCAAGCATCAAGGGACAAGTGGGGCTACCTAAATTGCATACACAACCAATCATTCCTCAGCTACATGATAGTAACGGTGAGGTTATTGATGTTAACAGTGTGGCTCCACCAGCCGGTTGGAGAAAcgttttattaaataaggGTGCCGAAGGTTTCGCTAAAGCTGTTCGTGACTTCAAGGGTACTTTGTTGATGGATACCACCTGGAGAGATGCCCACCAATCTTTGTTGGCAACCAGGGTTCGTACTTACGATTTGGCTGCCATTGCACCTACCACTGCGCACGCTTTGAGTGGTGCATTTGCCTTGGAATGTTGGGGTGGTGCTACTTTTGATGTTGCCATGAGATTTTTGCATGAAGATCCATGGGAGCGTTTAAGAATTTTAAGAAAATTGGTTCCAAATATTCCTTTCCAGATGCTATTAAGAGGTGCAAATGGTGTTGCCTATTCCTCCTTGCCAGACAATGCCATTGACCATTTTGTTAAACAAGCTAAAGACAACGGTGTTGATATCTTTAGAGTTTTTGACGCCTTAAATGATATTGAGCAATTAAAAGTCGGTGTTACTGCTGTTAAAAAGGCTGGTGGGGTTGTTGAAGCCACTGTCTGTTATTCTGGAGATATGTTACAACCAGGCAAGAAATACAATTTGGACTATTATTTGGACACTGTTAATAAGATTGTCAAGATGGGTACTCATATTTTAGGTATTAAAGATATGGCTGGTACCATGAAGCCGGCTGCTGCTAAGTTGTTGATTGGGTCCATCAGAGCCCAGCATCCTGATTTGCCAATACATGTGCATACACATGATTCTGCAGGTACCGGTGTCGCCTCCATGGCTGCTGCTGCTTTAGCTGGTGCAGACGTTGTAGATGTTGCCACCAATTCTATGTCTGGGTTAACTTCTCAGCCAAGTATTTCTGCTCTATTGGCCTCCTTGGATGGTGAGATTGACACTAATGTTAGTATTAGCGAGGTCCGTGAAatagattattattgggCCCAAATGAGGTTGCTGTATAGTTGTTTTGAAGCCGACATAAAGGGACCGGACCCAGAAGTCTACTTGCACGAAATTCCAGGTGGACAATTGACCAATTTATTGTTCCAAGCCCAGCAATTAGGCTTGGGTGAACAGTGGATTGAAACAAAGAAGGCTTATCGCGAGGCGAACTACTTGTTGGGAGATATTATCAAGGTTACCCCTACTTCCAAAGTTGTCGGTGACTTGGCTCAATTTATGGTTACCAATAAGCTAACACCAGACGATGTTAGACGTTTGGCTTCTTCTTTAGATTTCCCGGATTCTGTCATGGACTTCTTTGAGGGTATGATTGGGCAACCATTTGGTGGTTTCCCAGAACCATTGAGAACTGATGtgttgaaaaacaaaagaagaaagttGACTGTTAGACCAGGTTTGGAATTGCCACCGTTTGATTTGGAAAGAATAGGAGAAGATTTGAAAAGTCGCTTCGGGGATTCTATTTCTGAGTGTGACATTGCCTCTTATAACATGTATCCAAAAGTTTATGAGGATTTCCAAAAGATGAAGGAAAAATATGGTGATTTGAGTATACTACCAACCAGGAATTTCTTGAGTCCTCCTGTCGTTGGCGAAGAAATTGTTGTTACAATTGAACAAGGTAAGACCTTAATTATTAAACCGCAAGCTATTGGTGAATTGAACAAAGACACTGGTATAAGAGAAGTTTACTTTGAATTAAACGGTGAATTGAGAAAAGTTTCAGTTGTTGACAAGAACCAAAAGGTTGAAACTGTTTCCAAGCCAAAAGCCGATGCTCATGATCCATTGCAGGTCGGTGCGCCAATGGCTGGTGTCATTGTTGAGGTTAAAGTCCATAAAGGTTCTTTGCTTAAGAAGGGTCAACCAGTTGCAGTCTTAAGTGCTATGAAGATGGAAATGGTTATTTCTTCACCAAGTGATGGTTTAGTTAAAGAAGTTTTGGTTAAAGACGGTGAAAATGTTGATGCCTCAGATTTGTTAGTTTTGTTGGAAGAAAacgatgaagaagaaaaatga
- a CDS encoding uncharacterized protein (similar to Saccharomyces cerevisiae YBR220C | putative protein of unknown function), protein MAHSSSCSSTSLAKCDRPQFVLLIVLYLLQGIPTGLAFGTMPFLLKTITKSTTFTQIGIFSMATYPYSAKILWSPIVDSKYLTKVGRRRSWIIPIQFLIGISLLILGSGGLIEKLFPGVDSNSNAMLGDINSNKSVNIHGLTIIFFSLIFLCATQDIAVDGWALEILSPQSLSYASTAQTIGLNIGYFMSFTLFLSLNSSDFVNKYFRSTPLEYGFISLTGYFKFVGWLYILVTLYVIFKTKENQLAVEQSSHILPISRKKLDEVEHIELNAVNAMVLAPENDNMINDIILPSSENSLSQQHSLTNVYESFKHIIKLKNVQTLVIIHLVCKFAFQCNDSATQLKLLERGLKREDLAITVLFNFPFELIFGYYVAKWSIVRDSGLNSSNYPYGNASINKRNKLFYKLMQVSCGERGSLTPWLIGYLGRILAALMGNFVVWSFPTASTNDTTAIIIPKKYFVLVIAHNLFGSFMNTIQFVCICAFHTRIADPLIGGTYMTLLNTLSNLGGTWPKFFIMNMIDKFTVKSCEKRDEPCYIVRDGYYVTNLFCVMFGVLIYFGFIKKNANYLQKLPISSWRRSNTM, encoded by the coding sequence ATGGCACATTCTTCATCATGTTCATCAACATCATTGGCAAAATGTGACAGGCCacaatttgttttgttaatagtattatatttattgcaAGGGATCCCTACAGGGTTGGCCTTTGGAACAATgccatttttattgaaaaccATAACTAAGTCAACAACATTCACACAGATTGGGATATTTAGTATGGCAACATATCCATATTCCGCAAAAATATTGTGGTCACCGATTGTAGACTCAAAGTATTTGACCAAGgttggaagaagaagaagttGGATTATTCcaatacaatttttaattgggATTAGCTTGTTGATTCTGGGAAGCGGTGGcttaattgaaaaattatttccaGGAGTTGATTCAAACAGTAATGCAATGCTCGGCGAtattaatagcaataaaagTGTTAACATTCATGGATTgactataatttttttcagtttaaTCTTTTTGTGTGCAACACAGGATATTGCAGTTGATGGATGGGCATTGGAGATTTTAAGCCCGCAAAGCTTGTCGTATGCATCTACAGCGCAAACCATAGGATTGAATATTGGATATTTCATGTCTTTTACACTTTTCTTAAGCCTTAACTCTAGTGACTTTGTCAACAAATACTTTAGATCTACACCTTTAGAGTACGGTTTTATTTCGTTAACGggttattttaaatttgttgGTTGGCTTTATATTCTAGTAACTTTAtatgttattttcaaaacgAAAGAAAATCAATTGGCCGTTGAACAATCATCGCATATTTTACCTATTtcaaggaaaaaattagatgAGGTCGAGCACATCGAGCTAAACGCTGTCAATGCTATGGTATTGGCTCCAGAAAATGACAATATGATTAATGACATAATTTTACCATCATCGGAGAACTCCTTATCGCAGCAACACAGTTTGACCAATGTTTATGAGTCCTTCAAacatataattaaattgaaaaatgttCAAACATTGGTTATTATTCATTTGGTATGTAAATTCGCATTTCAATGCAATGATTCGGCTACGCAATTGAAATTGCTCGAAAGGGGCCTAAAAAGAGAAGATTTGGCCATCACTGTATTATTTAACTTCCCAtttgaattaatttttggTTATTATGTTGCTAAATGGAGTATAGTAAGGGATTCTGGTTTAAATAGTAGTAATTATCCATATGGCAATGCTTCTATCAACAAACGAAACAAGcttttttacaaattaaTGCAAGTTAGCTGTGGTGAAAGAGGTAGTTTAACTCCATGGTTGATTGGATACTTGGGTAGGATCTTAGCAGCATTGATGGgtaattttgttgtttggaGTTTCCCCACTGCATCTACTAACGATACAACTGCGATTATAATACCcaagaaatattttgtCTTGGTAATTGCACATAATCTATTTGGTTCCTTTATGAATACTATTCAATTTGTATGTATATGTGCATTCCATACAAGAATCGCAGATCCATTAATTGGTGGGACGTATATGACTTTACTAAACACCTTAAGTAACTTGGGCGGTACATGGcctaaattttttattatgaacATGATTGACAAGTTTACTGTAAAAAGTTGCGAAAAGCGTGATGAGCCATGTTATATAGTAAGAGATGGATATTATGTCACTAATCTATTTTGTGTGATGTTCGGTgtattgatatattttggattcattaaaaaaaatgccaattatttacaaaaactACCAATATCCTCATGGAGAAGAAGTAATACCATGTAG
- the SOH1 gene encoding mediator complex subunit SOH1 (similar to Saccharomyces cerevisiae YGL127C | SOH1 | Suppressor Of Hpr1), which yields MTSSLEKEQDPPVTGSVNDDQPSPTRFEIELEFVQSFANIPYVVYLFSTLHLHKSPEFLNYLKYLHKYWSTDPKYFQCIVYPNCLHVLKIIVDLIDSGNVDEIPKFFQTNGGNIMNEMVERFNN from the coding sequence ATGACTTCAtctttagaaaaagaacaagATCCACCGGTAACTGGGTCGGTTAATGATGATCAACCTTCCCCAACTAGATTTGAAATAGAATTGGAGTTTGTTCAATCTTTTGCTAATATACCTTATGTGGTATATCTATTCAGCACATTACACCTACACAAATCACCTGAATTCCTAAATTatctaaaatatttacataAGTATTGGAGTACTGacccaaaatattttcaatgtATTGTTTATCCTAATTGTTTACATGTCTTGAAAATTATAGTTGACTTGATAGATAGTGGGAATGTTGATGAAATCcctaaattttttcaaactaATGGTGGAAATATAATGAATGAAATGGTGGAAAGATTTAACAACTAG
- the SCS3 gene encoding Scs3p (similar to Saccharomyces cerevisiae YGL126W | SCS3 | Suppressor of Choline Sensitivity) has product MRRNNSANNNLFTVFTLILCPITLLLGNILSYFDIHVALSSVQDMKHSIINVYFTKLGWFWTSLVGWWCIIRYKVIRPGTAPSTLNYDIFMYISMIVFWYICSQSLIFIDSSLIDLIFKLTGGKCIIDTSNNSKDSVNNTTIYNSIACKRNGGDWIGGHDTSGHIFLTTLMLMFLLSEFNVFGVKAIKQMHFKRILRKLKSIFFQINFIKYGWKTPLVFCVSFLGFVKDLLNWLVLENPIILLVFFCLLWWWNFLVTAIEFHTILEQYSGLILGYSFSVVLFYITGLI; this is encoded by the coding sequence ATGAGACGTAATAACTCCGCTAACAATAATCTATTCACAGTATTCACATTGATTTTATGTCCAATCACGCTACTACTAGGCAACATATTGTCATATTTTGACATCCATGTAGCACTTTCATCGGTACAAGATATGAAACATAGTATTATAAATGTGTATTTTACTAAATTGGGTTGGTTTTGGACATCTTTGGTTGGATGGTGGTGTATCATAAGATATAAAGTAATACGCCCCGGTACTGCCCCTAGCACGTTGAATTATGATATATTTATGTACATTTCAATGATTGTTTTCTGGTATATCTGTTCGCAATCTctgatttttattgattcCTCTTTGATTGATCtgatttttaaattgacCGGTGGCAAATGCATCATCGATacaagtaataatagtaaagACAGCGTTAACAATACCACAATTTACAATTCCATTGCCTGCAAAAGAAATGGTGGTGATTGGATCGGTGGACATGATACGAGTGGCCACATCTTTTTAACTACTCTAATGTTAATGTTCTTATTGAGTGAATTTAATGTTTTCGGTGTAAAAGCAATTAAACAGATGCATTTCAAGAGAATTTTAAGGAAACTCAAATCTATTTTCTtccaaataaattttattaaatatggTTGGAAAACACCTTTAGTATTCTGCGTGAGTTTTCTCGGGTTTGTTAAGGACTTGCTTAATTGGTTAGTTTTAGAAAatccaataattttattagtatttttttgccTATTATGGTGGTGGAATTTCTTGGTCACTGCCATCGAATTTCATACCATTTTAGAACAATATTCGGGGCTAATATTAGGTTATTCGTTTTctgttgttttattttatataaccGGCCTTATATAA